A part of Variovorax sp. HW608 genomic DNA contains:
- a CDS encoding metallophosphoesterase family protein → MRILLVADLHYALPQFDWVVRSAPSFDLVVLAGDHMDVSSPVSLDTQSVVLLRYFALARPGRSLVVASGNHDLTGADRHGERAALWLPESRRTGIAIDGDSLELGDTLVTVCPWWDGPVGRAALEAQLAADAQRRPARWVWIYHWPPVDSPTCWTGRRHYGDADVAVWIAQFQPDFVLTGHVHEPPFKPEGAWADRVGTTWVFNPGRQIGPVPAHIVIDLGAGTASWHSLMGEEMLQLGAKRAPARSVF, encoded by the coding sequence TTGCGCATCCTGCTCGTCGCTGATCTCCACTACGCGCTGCCCCAGTTCGACTGGGTGGTGCGCTCGGCGCCGTCCTTCGACCTCGTGGTGCTGGCCGGCGATCACATGGACGTGAGTTCGCCGGTGTCGCTCGATACGCAGTCGGTGGTGCTGCTGCGGTACTTCGCGCTGGCCAGGCCGGGCCGCTCGCTGGTGGTGGCTTCCGGCAATCACGACCTCACGGGTGCGGACCGGCATGGCGAACGTGCCGCCCTCTGGCTGCCGGAGAGCCGCCGCACCGGCATCGCGATCGACGGCGATTCGCTGGAGCTCGGCGACACCCTGGTCACCGTCTGCCCCTGGTGGGACGGCCCGGTGGGCCGCGCCGCGCTCGAAGCGCAGCTGGCGGCCGACGCGCAACGCCGCCCCGCGCGCTGGGTCTGGATCTACCACTGGCCGCCCGTGGATTCGCCCACCTGCTGGACCGGCAGGCGCCACTACGGCGATGCCGACGTGGCTGTCTGGATTGCGCAATTTCAGCCGGACTTTGTGCTCACCGGACATGTGCACGAGCCGCCATTCAAGCCCGAGGGCGCTTGGGCGGACCGTGTCGGCACCACCTGGGTCTTCAATCCGGGCCGGCAGATCGGGCCGGTGCCCGCCCACATCGTGATCGACCTCGGTGCGGGCACCGCATCGTGGCACTCGCTGATGGGCGAGGAAATGCTCCAGCTTGGTGCGAAACGCGCACCGGCGCGCTCGGTCTTCTGA
- a CDS encoding response regulator transcription factor, producing MNEREQHPGTGTTVHRAAGEDAGTPALVYVVEDDPGVARLVISALQEFGFNCETFGSGAAALRRLQMEKPDLCIIDLGLPDMDGFDLMRRITATSNAGVLILTGRGHPADRVMGLEMGGDDYVVKPFEARELVARVRSILRRRSLAPGQSPGKRRYARFLGWRVDCAANLLRAPDGAEHQVGTAEMQVLRAFIERPHQILTREQLTGSRDLAPTDRSIDVRISRLRRKVEPDPHDPSVIKTVYGAGYLFAADVSWE from the coding sequence ATGAATGAAAGAGAGCAGCACCCCGGCACCGGCACTACGGTGCATCGCGCCGCGGGCGAGGACGCGGGCACGCCCGCGCTGGTCTACGTGGTCGAGGACGACCCGGGCGTCGCGCGGCTGGTGATCTCGGCGCTGCAGGAGTTCGGCTTCAACTGCGAGACCTTCGGCAGCGGCGCGGCGGCGCTGCGGCGCCTGCAGATGGAGAAGCCCGACCTCTGCATCATCGACCTCGGCCTGCCGGACATGGATGGCTTCGACCTCATGCGCCGCATCACCGCGACCTCGAACGCGGGCGTGCTGATCCTGACCGGCCGCGGCCATCCGGCCGACCGGGTGATGGGGCTGGAGATGGGCGGCGACGACTACGTGGTGAAGCCCTTCGAGGCGCGCGAACTGGTCGCGCGCGTGCGCAGCATCCTGCGCCGGCGCAGCCTCGCGCCCGGGCAGTCGCCGGGCAAGCGTCGCTATGCGCGCTTTCTGGGCTGGCGCGTCGATTGCGCGGCCAACCTGCTGCGCGCGCCCGACGGCGCCGAGCACCAGGTCGGCACCGCCGAGATGCAGGTGCTGCGCGCCTTCATCGAACGCCCGCACCAGATCCTCACGCGCGAGCAGCTCACCGGCTCGCGCGACCTGGCGCCGACCGACCGCAGCATCGACGTGCGCATCTCGCGCCTGCGGCGCAAGGTCGAGCCCGACCCGCACGATCCTTCGGTGATCAAGACGGTGTATGGGGCGGGCTACCTGTTCGCGGCGGATGTGAGCTGGGAATGA